The following are from one region of the Vitis riparia cultivar Riparia Gloire de Montpellier isolate 1030 chromosome 14, EGFV_Vit.rip_1.0, whole genome shotgun sequence genome:
- the LOC117930547 gene encoding superoxide dismutase [Cu-Zn]-like: MELGKASSRGEQKEKLHALGDTTNGCMSTGPHFNPAGKEHGAPEDENRHAGDLGNVIVGEDGTVNFKIVDKQIPLTGSNSIVGRAVVVHADPDDLGKGGHELRKSTGNAGGRVACGVIGLQG; this comes from the exons ATGGAG TTGGGAAAGGCCTCTAGCCGTGGAGAGCAAAAGGAGAAATTGCATGCCCTTGGGGACACAACAAATGGTTGCATGTCAACTG GACCTCATTTCAATCCTGCTGGAAAAGAGCATGGTGCTCCTGAAGACGAGAATCGTCATGCTGGTGATTTAGGAAATGTCATTGTTGGTGAGGATG GTACtgttaatttcaaaattgttgACAAGCAG ATTCCTCTCACTGGATCAAACTCCATTGTTGGAAGGGCTGTTGTTGTCCATGCTGATCCTGATGATCTTGGAAAGG gGGGACATGAGCTCAGGAAAAGCACGGGAAATGCTGGTGGCAGAGTGGCCTGTG GAGTTATCGGATTGCAAGGCTAA